A window of Erpetoichthys calabaricus chromosome 12, fErpCal1.3, whole genome shotgun sequence contains these coding sequences:
- the LOC114662724 gene encoding mast cell protease 1A-like — translation MSPLQFYCLLVLLSIFGRGSSRDGIVGGQEAAPHSRPYMVSLQVDGIHDCGGVLLREDFVLTAAHCDKSYVALLGAHSLKDHESSKQRIEVAKSIPYPTYKTGDLENDIQLLKLKSNATLNCYVSPIPVKDCSCLPRHVLCSTAGWGDMYDNYTFPDRLREVNTTVIGKRRCAHTWPTVTRRMICATDHGAVQGFCSGDSGGPLVCDGVCEGVVSFSHLKCGDPRYPDVYTRVCMYNRWIRWVMRRY, via the exons ATGAGTCCTTTGCAGTTTTATTGCTTGCTGGTCTTATTAAGCATCTTTGGCCGTG GCTCATCCCGGGATGGCATTGTGGGTGGACAAGAAGCTGCCCCTCACTCCCGCCCCTACATGGTGTCTTTGCAGGTTGATGGGATTCATGATTGtggtggagtgctgctgagagaggacTTTGTGCTGACCGCTGCCCATTGTGACAA GTCATATGTCGCCCTTCTCGGAGCTCATTCCCTTAAAGACCATGAGAGTTCAAAGCAGCGTATTGAAGTTGCTAAGTCCATCCCTTACCCCACATATAAAACAGGCGACCTTGAAAATGACATCCAGCTCTTGAAG CTAAAAAGTAATGCCACACTCAACTGCTATGTCAGCCCGATTCCCGTCAAGGATTGCAGTTGTCTACCACGGCATGTCCTCTGCAGCACAGCGGGATGGGGTGACATGTATGACAATTACACCTTCCCAGATAGGCTGCGTGAAGTGAACACTACAGTCATCGGGAAAAGAAGATGTGCACACACCTGGCCCACTGTCACTCGGAGAATGATATGTGCCACAGACCACGGAGCCGTGCAGGGCTTCTGCTCC GGAGATTCTGGAGGTCCACTGGTCTGTGATGGAGTCTGTGAGGGAGTGGTCTCTTTCTCCCATTTAAAGTGCGGAGATCCCAGATATCCAGATGTTTACACGAGGGTCTGCATGTACAATAGATGGATTCGCTGGGTGATGAGAAGATACTGA